In the genome of Lynx canadensis isolate LIC74 chromosome F1, mLynCan4.pri.v2, whole genome shotgun sequence, one region contains:
- the MUC1 gene encoding mucin-1 isoform X2 — protein sequence MTPRFLAPCFLLLLTAQDTAGTSSLAISPTSSSASAPGLPDTSPLTTTARSSLTTTDTLSSTTTDSPSPTTTDTSSLTTNDTLSSTTTDSPSPTTTDTSSLTTNDTLSSTTTHTLSSTTTDFPSPTTTDTSSTTDTLTANDTLSSTTTHTLSPTTTDTSSPTTNDTTSLTTNDTLSSTTTDSPSPTTTDTSSLTTNDTLSSATTDTLSPTTTDMSLTTNDTTSLTNNDTLSSTTTDSSPLTTTHTLSPTTTDMSLTTNDTTSLTTNDTLSSATTDTLSPTTTHTLSLTTTHTLSPTTTDTSSLTTNDTTSLTTNDTLSSATTDTSSPTTTHTLSPTTTDTSSLTTNDTTSPTANDTMSPTTAGTSSFTSSPASHSARTTTSATNHSVEPVTSSNHKTSPQLSIRISFFFLSFSISNLQFNSCLEDPNTGYYQELQRNISEWFLQVYNQEDFLGLSSIKFRPGSVVVECTLAFRQGTTDALNVKTQLDEHREEAARYNMSISSVRVRDASFPSAAGSGSGVPGWGIALLVLVCVLLALAIVYLVVLTVRQCRRKNCGQLDLFPPRDAYHPMSEYPTYHTHGRYLPPGSTRRSPYEEVSAGNGGGSLAYTNPAATSADL from the exons CCCAAGACACCGCTGGCACCTCGTCCCTGGCCATCAGCCCTACCTCAAGCTCGGCCTCCGCCCCAGGACTCCCTGACACCTCGCCCCTGACCACCACTGCCAGGTCGTCCCTGACCACCACTGACACCTTGTCCTCGACCACCACTGACTCCCCGTCCCCGACCACCACTGACACCTCATCCCTGACCACCAATGACACCTTGTCCTCGACCACCACTGACTCCCCGTCCCCGACCACCACTGACACCTCATCCCTGACCACCAATGACACCTTGTCCTCGACCACCACTCACACCTTGTCCTCGACCACCACTGACTTCCCATCCCCGACCACCACCGACACCTCATCCACCACTGACACCCTGACCGCCAACGACACCTTGTCCTCGACCACCACTCATACCTTGTCCCCGACCACCACTGACACGTCGTCCCCGACCACCAATGACACCACGTCCCTGACCACCAATGACACCTTGTCCTCGACCACCACTGACTCCCCGTCCCCGACCACCACTGACACCTCATCCCTGACCACCAATGACACCTTGTCCTCGGCCACCACTGACACGTTGTCCCCGACCACCACTGACATGTCCCTGACCACCAATGACACCACGTCCCTGACCAACAATGACACCTTGTCCTCAACCACCACTGACTCCTCGCCCCTGACCACCACTCACACCTTGTCCCCGACCACCACTGACATGTCCCTGACTACCAATGACACCACGTCCCTGACCACCAATGACACCTTGTCCTCGGCCACCACTGACACCTTGTCCCCGACCACCACTCACACCTTGTCCCTGACCACCACTCACACCTTGTCCCCGACCACTACTGACACGTCGTCCCTGACTACCAATGACACCACGTCCCTGACCACCAACGACACCTTGTCCTCGGCCACCACTGACACCTCGTCCCCGACCACCACTCACACCTTGTCCCCGACCACTACTGACACGTCGTCCCTGACCACCAATGACACCACGTCCCCGACCGCTAATGACACCATGTCCCCGACCACCGCTGGCACCTCATCCTTCACCAGCAGCCCCGCCAGCCACAGCGCCAGGACCACCACCAGCGCCACTAACCACAGTGTGGAGCCCGTCACCTCCTCCAATCATAAGACTTCTCCCCAGTTGTCCATTAggatctcctttttcttcctgtccttttCCATTTCGAACCTTCAGTTTAACTCTTGTCTGGAAGATCCCAACACCGGCTACTACCAGGAGCTGCAGAGAAACATTTCTGAGTGG TTTTTGCAGGTTTATAATCAGGAAGATTTTCTGGGCCTCTCCAGCATCAAGTTCAG GCCAGGATCTGTGGTGGTAGAATGCACCCTGGCCTTCCGACAGGGCACCACCGATGCCCTCAACGTGAAGACACAGCTTGACGAGCACCGAGAAGAAGCAGCCAGATACAACATGTCCATCTCGAGTGTCCGTG TACGTGACGCGTCATTTCCTTCCGCTGCTGGGTCCGGGTCTGGGGTACCCGGCTGGGGCATCGCCCTGCTGGTGCTGGTGTGTGTCCTGCTGGCACTGGCCATCGTCTATCTCGTTGTCCTG ACCGTGCGTCAGTGCCGCCGGAAGAACTGTGGGCAGCTGGACCTCTTTCCGCCCCGCGATGCCTATCACCCTATGAGCGAGTACCCCACCTACCATACCCACGGGCGCTACCTCCCCCCTGGGAGTACCAGACGCAGCCCCTAtgaggag